From Patescibacteria group bacterium, a single genomic window includes:
- the dnaN gene encoding DNA polymerase III subunit beta, producing the protein MKFFCTKENLSKALSLVSGIAGKNINLPILGNVLIKTEEQKVELIATNLELAIIATLRSKVEEPGTFTVPARTLNDFVNLLSEDKVEISLKDNEIEVVCGKSATKIKGAPADEFPVVPSVNEGSGYLVDVEEFKKGLSQVFQSAAKNEIRPELAGIFVSFNNEPGKLIMAATDSYRLAEKKVKLLQGDQQTKIIIPSRTAQEAIHVLSIAKGLENEKNVRLIVSENQIVLRSNEVELISRLVEGQYPDYTQIIPKDFRTIAELSTNKIIKEIKAASLFTTTGVNAVNFDLNPNGGSVALSSTSTQTGEYKSEISAEVKGEKNSVLLNHRYVLEGLANIDTDMSELKMINGDSACVFMPKDDPSYLYIVMPIRQ; encoded by the coding sequence ATGAAATTCTTTTGTACTAAAGAAAACCTGTCTAAAGCATTATCGTTGGTAAGTGGAATAGCCGGCAAGAATATAAACCTGCCTATATTAGGAAATGTTTTAATAAAAACAGAGGAACAAAAAGTAGAATTAATAGCCACCAATCTTGAGTTGGCCATTATTGCCACCTTAAGGTCAAAGGTTGAAGAACCGGGGACTTTCACGGTTCCGGCCAGAACTCTAAATGACTTTGTAAATTTATTATCTGAAGATAAAGTGGAAATTTCTTTAAAGGATAATGAAATAGAGGTGGTTTGTGGTAAATCAGCCACCAAGATTAAAGGCGCGCCAGCTGATGAATTTCCGGTTGTGCCATCTGTAAATGAAGGAAGTGGTTATTTGGTTGATGTTGAAGAATTTAAAAAGGGGCTAAGCCAGGTGTTTCAATCAGCCGCCAAAAACGAAATCAGGCCTGAATTGGCGGGTATATTTGTAAGTTTTAATAATGAACCAGGAAAATTGATTATGGCCGCCACCGATAGTTATCGTTTGGCTGAAAAAAAAGTAAAGCTTTTACAAGGGGATCAGCAGACTAAAATAATTATCCCATCTCGAACCGCTCAAGAGGCAATTCATGTTTTGTCTATCGCCAAGGGGCTAGAAAATGAAAAGAATGTACGGTTAATTGTCAGTGAAAACCAGATTGTTTTAAGATCCAATGAGGTTGAGTTGATTTCCAGATTGGTAGAGGGCCAATATCCTGATTATACCCAAATAATACCCAAAGATTTCAGAACCATTGCCGAACTGTCCACTAATAAGATCATCAAAGAAATAAAAGCCGCCAGTTTATTTACCACAACCGGGGTTAATGCTGTAAATTTTGATCTGAATCCTAACGGCGGATCGGTGGCTTTATCTTCAACTTCAACTCAAACCGGTGAATATAAATCAGAGATCAGCGCCGAAGTGAAAGGTGAAAAAAACTCTGTGCTTTTAAATCATAGGTATGTGCTTGAGGGTTTGGCAAATATTGATACGGATATGAGCGAACTTAAAATGATAAACGGAGACAGCGCCTGTGTATTTATGCCAAAAGATGACCCCAGTTATTTATATATAGTGATGCCGATAAGACAATAA
- a CDS encoding PBP1A family penicillin-binding protein: protein MPIPSLRTRHYGHLSANGGNSPKKERRKQLIKTIIIVGLSSLAALFVIGTIVVAWVSRDLPDPNKINDSQVSQSTKIYDRTGTHLLYEIYQNKKRTLVELNQIADYAKEATIAIEDKSFYKHGGIQLLSIVRAGFNNIIGRRSGGGGASTLTQQLIKNVVIGDEHSIFRKIKEAIMAIQLEKKYSKDQILKLYLNEIPYGSTNYGIEAASQSYFHKSAKDLSLPESATLAAMIQAPTRYLNNPDSLRGRRDLILSLMQEQGYITEQEKKDAQNVALRIYRESGPMVAPHFVLYVKQLLADQYGDKTVEEGGLQVITTLDYDKQIMAQDIVKKLGDQYASSSNANNAALVSLDPKTGQVLAMVGSRDYNNDNIDGQFNVAVLGKRQPGSSFKPFVYAAAWEKGFTPDTVLYDVKTNFDMRVGGNYTPKNYDGKEHGLVTMRKALQGSLNIPAVKTLYLVGSKNAIDFAHRFGYTTMTGDYGLSLVLGGAEVNLLEHTNAYATLANDGVYNAPVSILKVTDQNGGTMFEWQPTQGQDAISPELAAMVSGVLSDNNARAYMFGINNNLVLPGRPVAAKTGTTNDSKDAWTLGYTPSLTTGVWVGNTRPSPMKSGGNTLAGAIWNQFMAKALKDTPVEDFPTPPINTSTKPVLIGTDKGIVLNINVTTGKIANSSTPENLISQRTYLPPHDILYYVNKDDPQGPPPADPTVDPQYQNWENALQSWVTRQQTAGVQLTLEDPPTEYDNPQNPALMPTLSVTFPTEGQVLTSRQINIQVNASAPRGVAKVLFYIDGLSIGESSQFPFGLSYYAQKLIKGPHNLKVVAEDDQGNAAQQQINFAMQAELDPPSFDWFDGTSITLGSGDFPRVLSLNPFRWDSTKQISIYLSGTNIASPKLIYTFNQAVDKLFNNQLTFTWQHDPGAGEYDLKGVLLDENGRTIEKTLHITVQD from the coding sequence ATGCCTATCCCTTCCCTGCGAACTCGCCACTATGGACATTTGTCCGCAAATGGCGGTAATTCACCCAAAAAAGAGCGAAGAAAACAGCTTATAAAGACCATTATTATTGTGGGTTTGTCCTCTCTAGCGGCTCTTTTTGTTATCGGCACTATTGTTGTGGCCTGGGTTAGCCGTGATTTGCCGGATCCAAACAAAATAAATGATTCCCAGGTCTCACAAAGCACCAAAATATATGACCGAACCGGCACTCACCTGCTTTATGAGATATACCAAAATAAAAAACGAACCCTGGTTGAACTCAACCAAATAGCGGATTATGCCAAAGAGGCAACCATTGCCATTGAGGATAAAAGTTTTTATAAACACGGAGGCATTCAACTGCTAAGTATTGTGCGGGCCGGTTTTAATAATATAATTGGCCGAAGATCGGGCGGAGGCGGTGCTTCTACCCTCACCCAACAGCTTATAAAAAACGTAGTAATTGGAGATGAACATTCCATATTTAGAAAAATCAAGGAAGCCATCATGGCTATTCAGCTTGAAAAAAAATACAGCAAAGACCAGATTTTAAAATTATATTTAAACGAGATACCTTACGGCTCAACCAACTACGGCATTGAGGCGGCCAGCCAAAGTTATTTTCATAAAAGCGCCAAGGATTTATCCCTGCCCGAATCTGCCACTCTGGCGGCTATGATTCAGGCGCCAACCAGATATTTAAATAATCCCGACTCTTTAAGAGGCAGGCGGGATTTGATTTTATCCTTGATGCAAGAACAAGGATATATAACCGAACAAGAAAAAAAAGATGCCCAAAATGTGGCTTTGAGAATATACCGGGAATCCGGACCAATGGTGGCCCCGCATTTTGTTTTATATGTAAAACAATTACTGGCTGATCAATATGGCGATAAAACCGTTGAAGAAGGCGGGTTGCAGGTAATCACCACTCTGGATTATGACAAACAAATAATGGCACAGGATATTGTAAAAAAACTTGGAGACCAATACGCCAGTTCCTCAAACGCCAACAATGCCGCTTTGGTTTCTTTAGATCCCAAGACAGGACAAGTGCTCGCAATGGTGGGTTCGCGTGATTATAACAATGATAATATTGACGGACAATTTAATGTGGCGGTGTTGGGTAAGCGTCAGCCCGGCTCTTCGTTTAAACCGTTTGTATACGCGGCCGCCTGGGAGAAGGGTTTTACGCCTGATACGGTTTTATATGATGTAAAAACAAATTTTGATATGCGCGTGGGTGGAAATTACACGCCCAAAAATTATGATGGCAAAGAACACGGATTGGTGACAATGAGAAAGGCCTTACAGGGGTCGCTTAATATCCCGGCCGTAAAAACTCTTTACCTGGTTGGTTCAAAAAATGCGATTGATTTTGCTCACAGGTTTGGCTACACAACCATGACCGGTGATTATGGATTAAGTTTGGTGTTGGGAGGCGCGGAAGTGAATTTACTAGAACACACCAACGCTTACGCCACTCTGGCTAATGACGGCGTCTACAATGCTCCGGTGAGTATTTTAAAGGTTACTGATCAAAATGGCGGTACAATGTTTGAGTGGCAGCCGACCCAAGGCCAAGATGCCATTTCACCAGAATTGGCCGCTATGGTTTCGGGTGTTCTTAGCGACAACAATGCCCGTGCCTATATGTTCGGAATTAACAATAATCTGGTGTTGCCCGGCAGGCCGGTGGCCGCCAAAACCGGTACCACCAATGACAGTAAAGATGCGTGGACACTGGGATATACCCCCTCTTTAACAACGGGTGTTTGGGTTGGTAACACCAGACCATCACCGATGAAATCCGGCGGCAATACTCTGGCGGGCGCGATCTGGAATCAATTCATGGCCAAAGCCCTAAAAGACACGCCGGTTGAAGATTTCCCCACCCCGCCAATTAACACCTCAACCAAACCGGTCTTGATCGGCACTGACAAAGGCATTGTTTTAAACATTAATGTCACCACCGGCAAAATAGCCAACTCATCAACCCCTGAAAATTTAATCTCACAAAGAACATACTTGCCGCCGCACGATATTTTGTATTATGTAAATAAAGACGATCCGCAGGGACCGCCACCGGCAGACCCAACCGTTGATCCGCAATATCAAAATTGGGAAAATGCTTTGCAGAGCTGGGTAACACGCCAACAAACCGCGGGTGTGCAATTGACTTTGGAAGATCCGCCTACTGAATATGACAATCCGCAAAATCCCGCACTGATGCCTACTTTAAGTGTCACTTTTCCAACCGAAGGACAGGTCCTGACCAGCAGACAGATTAATATTCAAGTAAATGCTTCCGCGCCTAGAGGCGTGGCCAAAGTTTTATTTTATATTGACGGATTATCAATCGGCGAATCCTCACAATTCCCTTTTGGTTTAAGTTATTACGCTCAAAAATTAATTAAGGGGCCGCATAATTTAAAAGTTGTGGCTGAAGATGATCAGGGTAATGCGGCGCAACAACAAATTAATTTTGCCATGCAAGCCGAACTGGATCCGCCAAGCTTTGATTGGTTTGATGGCACGTCTATTACTTTGGGGTCCGGTGACTTCCCCAGGGTCTTGAGTTTAAATCCTTTTCGTTGGGATAGCACCAAACAAATCAGTATATATTTATCCGGCACAAACATCGCTTCACCAAAACTAATCTACACCTTTAACCAAGCTGTTGACAAACTATTTAATAATCAGTTAACATTCACCTGGCAGCATGACCCCGGAGCCGGAGAATATGATTTAAAAGGCGTGTTGCTTGATGAAAACGGACGAACAATAGAAAAAACTCTGCATATTACTGTCCAAGATTAA
- a CDS encoding YifB family Mg chelatase-like AAA ATPase, with translation MFIKLNSAAALGLDCLPVDVEVDINKGQTAFNIVGLPDTSIHEARDRIHSALKNSGFIYPFNFRVLVNLAPADVPKEGTAYDLPMALGIIILSNNLRLNLAESLFVGELALDGSLRRTNGILPLAVFAKQHGLKKIYIPEMNAPEAALVSDLEIYPIKNLKQVVQHIVGTQVLNSYQSTPLASDPPITYELDMAHIKGQEFAKRALEIAGSGGHNVLMTGPPGSGKTLLAKTFPSILPKLNSEELLEVTKIYSVAGLLKSNYIKERPFRSPHHTASRTALVGGGKYPKPGEMSLAHRGVLFMDEFPEFPRSVLESLRQPLEDGIVTVSRASGTLTFPARFILIASQNPCPCGYNTDPEKVCVCGAAQIVKYRKKISGPLIDRIDIHVEVPRIKFEKLASDTLAESSEKIRERVTNAREIQEQRFKKYKIHSNSEMHNSEVKKFCKLDEQSIDLLRAAVTQMHLSARAYNRILKLSRTIADLVCSNDIKLEHVAEALQFRVKTD, from the coding sequence ATGTTCATCAAGCTTAACTCGGCCGCCGCCCTCGGCCTGGATTGCTTGCCTGTGGATGTTGAAGTTGATATTAACAAAGGTCAAACCGCTTTTAATATTGTCGGGTTGCCCGACACTTCCATTCACGAAGCCAGGGACAGGATTCATTCGGCTTTAAAAAATTCGGGTTTTATTTATCCGTTTAATTTCCGCGTGCTGGTGAATTTGGCGCCGGCCGATGTGCCCAAAGAAGGCACGGCTTATGATTTGCCTATGGCCCTGGGCATTATTATTTTAAGCAACAATTTGCGCCTGAATTTAGCCGAGTCCTTGTTTGTGGGAGAGCTGGCTTTAGACGGATCTTTGCGCCGAACAAACGGTATTTTGCCTTTAGCTGTCTTTGCCAAACAACACGGCCTTAAAAAAATTTATATTCCGGAAATGAACGCACCCGAAGCCGCGCTGGTATCCGATTTGGAGATTTATCCGATAAAAAATTTAAAACAAGTTGTTCAACATATTGTTGGCACGCAAGTTTTAAATTCTTATCAGAGTACGCCACTTGCCAGTGACCCGCCTATCACCTATGAACTTGATATGGCCCACATCAAAGGCCAGGAGTTTGCTAAACGCGCGCTTGAAATTGCAGGAAGCGGCGGACACAATGTTTTAATGACCGGCCCGCCCGGCTCGGGCAAGACCCTGCTGGCCAAAACCTTTCCATCTATTTTGCCCAAATTAAATTCCGAGGAATTACTGGAGGTGACAAAAATTTATTCTGTGGCCGGCCTGCTAAAAAGTAACTATATAAAAGAACGGCCATTTCGCTCGCCGCACCACACCGCTTCCCGTACGGCTTTGGTTGGCGGCGGCAAATATCCCAAGCCCGGAGAAATGTCTTTGGCACACCGCGGTGTTTTGTTTATGGATGAATTTCCGGAATTCCCGCGTTCGGTTTTGGAAAGTTTGCGCCAACCGCTTGAAGATGGCATTGTCACCGTCTCCCGCGCCTCGGGCACACTCACTTTTCCGGCGCGGTTTATTTTAATTGCCAGCCAAAATCCCTGCCCATGCGGATATAACACTGATCCGGAAAAAGTTTGCGTATGCGGCGCCGCGCAGATTGTAAAATACCGGAAAAAAATCAGCGGCCCCTTAATAGATCGCATTGACATCCATGTTGAAGTGCCGCGAATTAAATTTGAAAAGCTGGCTTCTGACACCCTGGCCGAATCATCAGAAAAAATCCGCGAACGGGTTACAAATGCCAGAGAAATCCAGGAGCAGCGCTTTAAAAAATATAAAATCCACAGCAACAGCGAGATGCACAACAGTGAAGTGAAAAAATTTTGTAAATTAGACGAACAATCAATTGATCTCCTGCGCGCCGCTGTTACCCAAATGCATTTATCAGCCCGCGCCTATAACCGTATACTAAAACTAAGTCGGACAATAGCCGACTTAGTTTGTAGTAACGATATTAAACTTGAGCATGTGGCCGAGGCCTTGCAGTTTCGGGTTAAAACTGACTAG
- a CDS encoding signal peptidase II translates to MNIKKVRWIIIFISGFFLFLDQTLKWLALHSWSQPHIFNNFGWQPFFNKGIAFSLPISNTLTIILTVPMIFLIGILCYREYNRNKMIPMLGWSLILAGALSNLLDRIFYRSVIDYILIWTGIINISDLLIIIGLIIFLINLRNKN, encoded by the coding sequence ATGAATATCAAAAAAGTCCGCTGGATAATAATCTTCATCAGCGGATTTTTTTTATTTTTAGACCAAACACTCAAATGGCTGGCTCTGCACAGTTGGTCACAGCCACACATTTTTAATAATTTCGGCTGGCAGCCATTTTTTAACAAAGGTATTGCTTTCAGTTTGCCAATTTCAAACACCCTGACCATCATTTTAACTGTTCCGATGATTTTCTTGATCGGAATTTTATGTTACCGGGAGTATAACAGAAATAAGATGATACCAATGCTGGGATGGTCTCTAATTTTAGCCGGCGCGCTCTCCAATCTCCTGGATAGAATTTTTTACCGCAGCGTTATTGATTATATTTTAATCTGGACCGGAATAATAAATATCAGTGATCTTCTCATCATCATTGGTCTGATCATCTTCCTAATCAACTTAAGAAACAAAAACTAA
- a CDS encoding TraR/DksA family transcriptional regulator has translation MNKTKTQFSTEFLEKVKAMLLEEKTKLVKELSKFAKKNPEQEDDFDTTFPNYGDKEDENAAEVADYVVNLSLEENLEKSLRDVDQSLHRLEKGEYGICKYCQKPIEEKRLLARPTSSSCMSCKKTITQEA, from the coding sequence ATGAACAAGACAAAAACACAATTTTCAACCGAATTCCTGGAAAAGGTTAAAGCCATGTTGCTTGAAGAAAAGACAAAGCTGGTAAAGGAACTCTCCAAGTTCGCCAAAAAAAATCCTGAACAGGAAGATGATTTTGACACCACTTTTCCAAATTATGGCGACAAAGAAGATGAAAACGCGGCCGAAGTGGCTGACTATGTCGTCAATCTTTCTTTAGAAGAAAATTTGGAAAAATCTCTGCGCGATGTTGACCAGTCCCTGCACCGGCTGGAAAAAGGCGAATACGGCATCTGCAAATATTGCCAAAAACCAATCGAAGAAAAAAGATTGCTGGCTCGTCCGACCTCAAGCTCCTGTATGAGTTGTAAAAAGACCATCACCCAAGAGGCCTAA